One Phocaeicola dorei genomic region harbors:
- a CDS encoding SusD/RagB family nutrient-binding outer membrane lipoprotein, protein MKLKYIMASFLIGSCTFISSCKDDFADINTNPTIVSKPDPRYLFTQALANFDGHDYFAWYYDYNNMLRWSQTVASTGGNENLMTTMSNSGKMGSQVYNVMNQVNELTYIVNTTLEGEEQAKYTYLKALCQPLMIYLAMWDTDMYGSMAYTEAYQARYGGTLTPKYDTQAELFDLWEKQLKETVETLANDVTIDGNKVTQQSLGSQDIIYQGDYTKWLKFANSLRLKLAVRLINEDKNRALNIVRDAAKYPIMDGLEDDFFYNKSATDRHMPGGNSMDNRGAGSMQLINFMLEHFDPRIRVFFEKNDYNSIVVQAFYDKGQRLPSFVEENVISEEVNGKKVFKGWKAPGEPWVRYYGLPTEVEAGLADQHPEYVDYFDKAGKLWKVSDKDGNGETTYYPYSPLNQYMFDKKVIIDYPVAPGAPKVQITDLYAWYGLYLSTAEVNLYLAELKLLSQGQDIGFSGSAESYLKKGVEYSMRAYDKLAGLNHIPYYDNTFGQDKFDVTIKLQENEVTRLLNDPILTLDGSTTENLEKVYLQQYIHFIFFPADQYIMMRRSGCPMKESDLYPMLNLNPKVSNYPLPRRFQVTQPTVDDKMGDIKRKAYQDQGYSYGPEPTILNTERVWYDKKAPQFGEGPNLN, encoded by the coding sequence ATGAAATTAAAATATATAATGGCAAGCTTTTTAATTGGCAGCTGTACTTTTATAAGCAGCTGCAAAGATGATTTTGCCGATATCAATACCAATCCAACTATCGTTTCAAAACCAGACCCTCGCTATTTATTTACTCAAGCATTAGCAAATTTTGATGGTCATGACTATTTTGCTTGGTATTACGATTACAATAATATGCTGAGATGGTCTCAAACAGTAGCTTCAACAGGAGGTAATGAAAACCTGATGACTACTATGTCCAATTCAGGCAAAATGGGATCACAAGTTTACAATGTAATGAACCAAGTAAATGAACTGACTTATATTGTAAATACAACTTTAGAGGGAGAAGAACAAGCAAAATATACTTATCTAAAAGCACTTTGTCAACCTTTAATGATTTACTTGGCTATGTGGGATACTGATATGTATGGCTCCATGGCATACACAGAAGCCTATCAAGCACGTTACGGAGGAACCCTCACTCCAAAATATGACACACAAGCTGAATTGTTTGATTTGTGGGAAAAACAATTGAAAGAAACTGTTGAAACATTAGCCAATGATGTAACTATTGATGGAAATAAAGTAACACAGCAGTCTTTAGGCTCACAGGATATCATCTACCAAGGCGATTATACCAAATGGTTGAAATTTGCCAACTCTCTCCGTTTAAAGCTAGCAGTTCGTTTAATTAACGAGGATAAGAATCGGGCACTGAATATTGTAAGAGACGCTGCCAAGTATCCTATTATGGATGGTTTGGAAGATGATTTCTTCTATAATAAAAGTGCTACAGACCGTCATATGCCTGGTGGAAATTCTATGGATAACCGTGGTGCAGGATCAATGCAATTAATCAACTTCATGCTTGAACATTTTGATCCACGTATCCGTGTCTTTTTCGAAAAGAATGATTATAATTCAATCGTCGTACAAGCGTTCTATGACAAAGGACAAAGACTACCTTCATTTGTAGAGGAAAATGTCATATCAGAAGAAGTTAACGGCAAAAAGGTTTTCAAAGGCTGGAAAGCTCCTGGTGAACCTTGGGTACGTTATTACGGTTTACCGACAGAAGTAGAAGCCGGTTTAGCCGACCAGCACCCAGAATATGTTGATTATTTTGACAAAGCTGGTAAGCTGTGGAAAGTTTCAGATAAGGACGGCAATGGAGAAACAACTTATTATCCATATTCTCCATTAAATCAATATATGTTTGACAAAAAAGTCATTATAGATTATCCGGTTGCTCCAGGTGCGCCAAAAGTTCAGATTACAGATTTATACGCATGGTATGGATTGTATCTATCCACAGCAGAAGTAAACTTGTATCTGGCAGAACTTAAGTTACTAAGCCAAGGACAAGATATCGGTTTTTCAGGAAGCGCAGAATCCTATCTGAAAAAGGGAGTAGAATATTCAATGCGTGCTTATGACAAGTTAGCAGGTTTAAATCATATCCCCTATTATGACAATACATTTGGGCAAGACAAATTTGATGTAACCATTAAGTTGCAGGAAAATGAAGTCACTAGATTACTAAATGATCCTATCTTGACTTTAGATGGATCTACTACAGAGAATCTGGAAAAAGTATACTTGCAACAGTATATTCACTTTATTTTCTTCCCGGCTGATCAATATATCATGATGCGTCGTTCCGGATGTCCTATGAAAGAAAGTGATTTATATCCCATGCTGAACTTAAATCCTAAAGTAAGCAACTATCCATTACCTCGTAGATTTCAAGTGACGCAACCAACTGTAGATGATAAAATGGGAGATATCAAGAGAAAAGCATATCAAGATCAAGGATATTCCTATGGTCCGGAACCTACAATACTAAATACAGAACGAGTTTGGTATGATAAAAAAGCTCCGCAATTTGGTGAAGGACCTAATTTGAATTAA
- a CDS encoding VapE domain-containing protein — translation MEKKKDSKLKQAMKGLDSFLTTHYSFRYNQITEQCEFHDKHKFDKYRVVDEREFNTLVINAIEEGVNCMDRDMRRYLGSSRIPSFHPVTAYLEHLPHWDGHDRVSELARSVSDETQWVEVFHIWMLGMVMQWSGKNRMHGNCLIPILVNPLQGLKKSTFCRSLLPPALRGYYTDDFDVTREGDALRKMRSLALINIDEFNRMEEGKLARLKNLVQMSGLSMRRPFQSSYSQQPRLSSFIGTSNFCDLLTDSSGNRRFYPVMTKGSIRLPRINYKQLYAQLRDELKHNRRYWLSPTEEQAVSLRNDAFLRRPIEESLFYSCFSLPRDGEKFQRWTIGQIYEVMKRASPETMRDVKMRVFGKHLALMGVKKLRTHYGDQYLLNRL, via the coding sequence ATGGAAAAAAAAAAAGACTCAAAACTGAAACAAGCCATGAAAGGGCTTGATTCGTTCCTCACCACTCATTATTCCTTTCGTTACAACCAAATAACAGAACAATGCGAATTTCATGACAAGCACAAGTTCGATAAATACCGTGTGGTGGATGAGCGAGAATTCAATACATTGGTTATTAATGCAATAGAAGAAGGTGTGAACTGTATGGACCGTGATATGCGCCGTTATTTGGGTTCGTCACGCATTCCTTCTTTTCACCCCGTGACAGCCTATTTGGAACATCTGCCACACTGGGACGGACACGACAGAGTAAGCGAGCTGGCACGCTCGGTAAGCGATGAAACGCAATGGGTGGAGGTGTTTCATATCTGGATGCTGGGCATGGTGATGCAATGGAGCGGTAAAAACCGGATGCATGGCAACTGCTTGATTCCCATTTTGGTTAATCCCCTTCAGGGACTGAAGAAGTCTACCTTTTGCCGGTCGCTCCTTCCACCAGCGTTACGTGGATATTATACCGATGACTTCGATGTAACTCGCGAGGGGGATGCCCTGCGCAAAATGCGCTCTTTGGCTCTTATCAATATAGACGAATTCAATCGGATGGAAGAAGGTAAACTGGCACGGCTGAAGAATCTAGTCCAAATGAGCGGTCTTAGTATGCGCCGTCCGTTTCAAAGCAGCTATAGCCAGCAACCGCGCCTTAGTTCATTTATTGGCACTTCCAATTTTTGCGATCTGCTGACCGATTCCTCCGGTAACCGCCGTTTTTATCCGGTGATGACCAAAGGGAGTATCCGTTTGCCTCGCATCAATTATAAACAACTTTATGCTCAGTTAAGAGATGAACTAAAACATAACCGCCGCTATTGGCTCTCACCCACAGAAGAACAGGCTGTCAGTTTACGTAATGACGCATTTTTGCGCCGCCCCATAGAGGAAAGCCTTTTTTATAGCTGCTTCAGTCTGCCCCGGGATGGGGAGAAGTTTCAAAGATGGACTATCGGACAGATTTATGAAGTGATGAAAAGGGCCAGTCCCGAAACCATGCGTGATGTCAAGATGAGAGTCTTCGGAAAACATTTAGCCCTGATGGGAGTGAAAAAATTACGTACCCACTATGGCGACCAGTATCTGCTGAACCGGCTCTAA
- a CDS encoding HU family DNA-binding protein, protein MSDIKFDIYESPANDGEKKKYHVRNTNKQTIHSKDLIHETTLYTSVSRSDWAAVVEGLIDILSEKLGDGKRIHINGLGYFSVSIGSTESENPKKMTRGTVQITGINFQPEKSFKKSIINRAHFVRERYKVHTVDLSPIEVDGLLSEYFKDHRSITCARMQQVCGMTRSTAYRRLQTLTQGEHPSLQREGYKNATAYIPVKGHYGRSYTADRW, encoded by the coding sequence ATGTCAGACATTAAATTTGATATCTATGAATCTCCGGCAAATGACGGGGAAAAGAAAAAATACCATGTGAGAAATACCAACAAGCAGACGATTCACTCGAAGGACTTGATACACGAAACTACACTTTATACTTCAGTAAGCCGCTCGGACTGGGCGGCAGTGGTAGAGGGACTGATAGATATTCTGTCCGAGAAATTAGGTGACGGCAAGCGAATCCATATCAACGGATTAGGGTATTTCTCTGTCAGCATCGGCTCCACAGAGAGTGAAAATCCTAAGAAAATGACCCGTGGCACAGTACAGATAACAGGAATCAACTTTCAGCCCGAAAAAAGTTTCAAGAAGAGTATTATAAACCGGGCGCATTTTGTAAGAGAACGATACAAGGTGCACACGGTGGACTTGTCGCCTATCGAAGTAGACGGGTTGCTGAGTGAATATTTTAAAGATCATCGCAGCATCACCTGCGCCCGGATGCAGCAGGTCTGCGGAATGACTCGTTCTACCGCTTACCGTCGCCTGCAAACATTGACTCAAGGAGAGCATCCGTCATTACAACGCGAGGGCTACAAAAATGCCACTGCCTACATACCGGTTAAAGGGCATTACGGACGTTCCTACACCGCAGATCGCTGGTAA
- a CDS encoding PNGase F N-terminal domain-containing protein — protein MKRTILKDVGIGLCFLLSTGTIYAQNYPRKVKNAQGIEVTYQSNYKGRVRPGHLLMTVSGDRVSLTNVWSEQNDRPDPRPEDKTPVTGSYIDYTTRQAYRRAELPNGQVISAVTPFEFGKGFTQTGEGKHLGMNCKILRTSINSNTIEVWYTNDIPFRGTPQANVGVPDGLVLRVVRNGDMIQEATHITPLKKGKDVLPQSWGKSMDAADYQYTINQSGVITIPVFDQQSICFNNTKLPEVLKEGVQYSAGGGTILLKKVKLPDYVKNRTVFAEVVQYSDGDAYDRTGSVFLIPESKRLSFLDAMRDLKKVPSFHSENMDYHGLISTAEYDVPLELMRFFTGFGVRKFNYNKVKGQDWVDSVLYKMEVTPLAEKLEGEAWIGAYIGNWDAKGHRLSLKLKYYPDEEHRVYNTLPLFNTVNYLEQAGQPYPIFMRQDSLIVKFTLKEPAKNARLYYLTTGHGGWGGGDEFNQKPNTLYLDGEKVISFVPWRDDCGTYRNWNPCSGNFSNGLSSSDLSRSNWCPGTVTNPEYIYLGDLEAGEHSITVKIPQGAPEGESNSYWCISGTLIY, from the coding sequence ATGAAAAGAACCATCTTGAAAGACGTAGGAATCGGCTTGTGCTTCCTGCTTAGCACCGGAACGATCTACGCGCAGAACTACCCTAGAAAAGTGAAGAATGCGCAAGGTATCGAGGTGACCTACCAATCGAATTACAAAGGGAGAGTCCGGCCGGGACATTTGTTGATGACCGTGTCCGGTGACCGCGTATCATTGACCAACGTATGGTCGGAGCAAAATGACCGTCCCGATCCCCGCCCGGAAGACAAGACACCTGTAACCGGCAGTTACATCGACTACACCACCCGGCAGGCATACCGCAGGGCTGAACTCCCCAACGGACAAGTGATATCTGCGGTCACTCCCTTCGAATTCGGCAAAGGCTTCACGCAAACGGGCGAAGGAAAACACTTAGGGATGAACTGCAAAATTTTGCGAACATCCATCAATTCCAACACTATCGAGGTATGGTATACCAACGACATCCCTTTTCGTGGTACTCCGCAAGCCAATGTGGGTGTACCTGACGGATTGGTACTGAGGGTCGTGCGAAACGGTGACATGATTCAAGAGGCTACCCATATTACCCCGCTGAAGAAAGGAAAGGATGTATTGCCACAGTCGTGGGGGAAAAGCATGGATGCGGCCGACTACCAATATACCATCAACCAAAGTGGAGTTATCACAATTCCGGTCTTCGACCAACAGAGCATCTGCTTCAACAACACTAAATTGCCCGAAGTACTGAAAGAAGGTGTACAATACAGTGCTGGAGGCGGCACCATTCTGTTAAAGAAAGTGAAGTTACCCGACTATGTGAAGAATCGCACCGTCTTTGCGGAAGTTGTTCAATACTCGGACGGCGATGCTTACGACCGCACCGGTTCTGTCTTTCTGATACCGGAAAGCAAGCGGCTGTCTTTTCTTGATGCCATGCGTGATTTGAAAAAAGTTCCCTCTTTTCACTCGGAAAATATGGATTACCACGGGCTGATTTCTACAGCGGAGTATGATGTGCCTTTAGAATTGATGCGTTTCTTCACCGGTTTCGGTGTGCGCAAGTTCAATTATAATAAAGTGAAGGGGCAGGACTGGGTGGACTCCGTACTTTACAAAATGGAGGTAACCCCACTGGCCGAAAAGTTGGAAGGAGAAGCTTGGATTGGCGCTTACATCGGCAACTGGGATGCCAAAGGGCATCGTCTGTCGTTGAAACTGAAGTATTATCCTGATGAAGAACATCGGGTTTATAACACTCTTCCGCTGTTCAATACAGTGAATTATCTGGAGCAGGCAGGACAGCCTTATCCGATTTTCATGCGTCAGGATTCTCTGATCGTAAAATTCACCTTGAAGGAGCCTGCCAAGAATGCCCGTCTGTACTACCTCACCACGGGACATGGCGGTTGGGGAGGCGGTGATGAGTTCAACCAGAAACCTAACACCCTCTATTTGGACGGTGAAAAAGTGATCTCTTTCGTACCTTGGCGAGATGACTGTGGAACTTATCGTAACTGGAATCCTTGTTCGGGTAATTTCTCCAATGGGCTGAGTTCTTCCGACCTGAGCCGTTCCAACTGGTGCCCGGGTACGGTGACCAATCCCGAATACATTTATTTAGGTGATCTGGAGGCGGGTGAACACAGCATCACCGTAAAAATACCACAGGGTGCTCCTGAAGGGGAAAGTAATAGTTATTGGTGTATCTCGGGTACACTTATTTATTAA
- a CDS encoding ATP-binding protein, which yields MERLFESFIKKLAITNTSFVRSLMNEIEWKARLIGIKGARGVGKTTLLLQYIKLNLPMDKTVLYASVDNIWFSEHKLYDLASDFVKRGGKYLFLDEVHKYPNWSQELKNIYDDLPELHVVFTGSSLLEILNAKSDLSRRAIVYEMQGFSFREYLNWNEKLSLPILTLNNILDNHLSLSVGIVDKVKVLKHFPDYLKHGYYPYYNELPALYYSRINEVVNLIVELEIPQLRGVDISYTTKIKQLLYIIAESAPFIPNVSKLSERIGISRNSLLAYLDALHDSCLTMNLQKEGSGISRLQKPDKLFLENPNLMYALSASQIDIGNVRETFFANQLRYCHKINVSKESDFFIDGRYTFEVGGRNKGKQQINGLSDAYIVADDIEYGINNKIPLWLFGFLY from the coding sequence ATGGAACGATTATTTGAGTCCTTTATCAAGAAACTGGCTATAACAAATACTTCTTTTGTACGTAGCCTGATGAATGAGATAGAATGGAAAGCTCGTCTTATAGGTATAAAGGGGGCCCGGGGAGTTGGAAAAACAACTTTATTGTTGCAGTATATCAAACTGAACCTTCCAATGGATAAAACCGTACTTTATGCCAGTGTGGATAATATCTGGTTCAGTGAACATAAACTTTATGATTTAGCTTCCGATTTTGTAAAGCGGGGAGGAAAATATCTATTTCTGGATGAAGTACACAAATACCCCAACTGGTCTCAAGAACTGAAAAATATTTATGATGACTTACCTGAACTTCATGTAGTCTTTACAGGTTCGTCCTTGCTTGAAATCTTAAATGCCAAATCGGATTTGAGCCGGCGAGCAATTGTTTATGAAATGCAAGGTTTTTCTTTTCGCGAGTATTTAAACTGGAATGAAAAACTATCATTGCCGATATTAACTTTAAATAATATATTGGATAATCATCTGTCATTATCTGTCGGGATAGTAGACAAAGTTAAAGTTCTGAAACATTTTCCTGATTATTTGAAACATGGGTATTATCCTTATTACAATGAATTACCCGCTCTTTATTATTCAAGAATAAATGAAGTGGTCAATCTGATTGTGGAATTGGAAATTCCACAGTTAAGAGGGGTTGATATTTCATATACAACTAAAATTAAGCAGTTACTATATATCATTGCAGAGTCGGCGCCTTTTATTCCTAATGTCAGTAAACTAAGCGAACGGATAGGAATCTCGCGTAATTCATTGCTGGCCTATCTGGATGCCCTCCATGACAGCTGTCTGACTATGAATCTCCAAAAAGAAGGCTCCGGCATAAGCCGCTTGCAGAAACCTGATAAACTGTTTTTAGAGAATCCTAATTTAATGTATGCATTGTCTGCCAGTCAAATTGATATTGGAAATGTCAGGGAAACTTTTTTTGCCAACCAATTGCGTTATTGCCACAAAATAAACGTTTCTAAAGAGAGTGATTTCTTTATTGATGGACGCTATACTTTTGAAGTCGGTGGTAGAAACAAAGGTAAACAACAAATAAATGGACTTTCTGATGCATATATTGTTGCTGATGATATAGAGTATGGAATAAATAATAAAATACCATTATGGTTGTTCGGTTTTCTATATTAG
- a CDS encoding SusC/RagA family TonB-linked outer membrane protein, whose protein sequence is MLKRLKSVSMLLFLMGASTGAAYAVANPGVTDVKITQQSGTCTGVVKDATGEGVIGASVVVKGTTNGTITGLDGDFSLSNVKEGDIIVISFVGYATQEIKWTGKPLDVLLKDDTQLLGEVVVTALGMKREEKALGYAVTELKSEELYTNTVNPVASLQGKVAGVEISNSDGGIFGSAKIQIRGASTLGSNNQPIYVVDGVILDNSTQGRDMDGEEIDAIDYGNELKNLNPDDFETVSVLKGAAATALYGSRGLNGAVVITTKGGGKFKGFGVDVTQTLGIDHAYKQPSIQTVYGPGARPGRIGYGENGNTWIPTYYTNAKGEPSLIGASTLGWGLPYDSSVMIEDYDGRKVPYSPIKNNMLDMYQLGFNTNTNVSVRGGNEKTSFYSSVSYKKVNATTPNNTFERYAFLVKGSHKISDRVDVAASVSFANSKPRNAARAVGEYFYQGLTPLYDAKYYRDKYLSEQGGIARSGDTYANVPESSKSYWFNIDNMDYNRKETVVRPILEVNVKIADWVRSKGEGNMNYVYIREENKELGTGVAYEGGNYKLAQQTKEQTTFAGTFTFDKAVKDFNLGGFIRGEYYNNYQTAYSVETDGLIVPGQFFIGNSKRQVKASGKIEGTKRMLSAVFAFNASWKNQLYLDVTGRNDWSSALVYANKNGNYSYFYPSVSGSWLISETFKDKMPSWISFAKIRGSWAQVGNDTGAYTINSGYNVGNLQLIDGSYVYTNSFSSTAISPNLKPERKNAWEVGLDLRFLDNRINLDATYYKENTRDQIMNISTPSISGVSNQLINAGNIQNSGVEIALNTIPFRNKDWEWNLDFTFTKNNNKIIELHPDAAEYIGLRGSTGWGNMRIQSAARVGGPYGVLISDITPKRDDNGNIILKWSDSDRSAYADRSLKNEVIGDMNPDFLGSVSTGLTWKNLSFRMALDMRFGGKVAVYGNRYGTAYGWTESSLKFRDEAHGGMTWTSQYLNADGSQSGSYGVTYHDGMIPQGIFASGTQVTGIDGKTHDVGGMSYQQAYENGILEPMHAASYYNYANQWATGVTNDGWIHDLKYIALREITVGYTFPSNIAGKIGAKRLGVSFSARNLGYLYNSLPNDVNPEGVRGNLSGEFRIRSFDPYTANYTMTINVGF, encoded by the coding sequence ATGTTAAAACGACTAAAATCAGTCAGTATGTTGCTGTTCCTAATGGGTGCCTCTACCGGAGCAGCATACGCGGTCGCCAATCCCGGCGTTACCGATGTGAAAATCACACAACAAAGTGGTACATGTACAGGAGTTGTCAAGGATGCTACGGGAGAAGGTGTTATCGGTGCATCTGTAGTAGTGAAAGGGACTACGAATGGTACTATCACAGGGCTTGACGGTGACTTCTCTTTAAGTAATGTAAAGGAAGGGGATATCATTGTTATCTCTTTCGTTGGTTATGCTACTCAAGAAATAAAATGGACCGGGAAACCTCTAGATGTTCTTTTGAAAGATGATACTCAATTGTTGGGTGAGGTAGTTGTAACCGCTCTAGGAATGAAGCGTGAAGAAAAAGCTTTGGGTTATGCAGTAACCGAATTAAAAAGTGAAGAGTTATATACCAATACAGTCAATCCGGTTGCATCATTACAAGGAAAAGTAGCTGGTGTAGAGATATCTAATTCAGACGGTGGTATCTTTGGTTCTGCTAAAATCCAAATTCGTGGTGCGTCAACCTTAGGAAGCAATAACCAGCCTATATACGTTGTCGATGGTGTCATTCTTGATAATTCCACTCAAGGACGTGATATGGATGGTGAAGAAATTGATGCAATTGATTATGGTAATGAATTGAAAAACTTGAACCCGGATGACTTTGAAACAGTATCTGTACTGAAAGGTGCCGCAGCCACAGCGCTTTATGGTTCTAGAGGTTTGAACGGCGCCGTAGTTATTACCACCAAAGGTGGAGGAAAGTTCAAAGGATTCGGTGTAGATGTTACTCAAACATTAGGTATCGACCACGCCTACAAACAACCCAGTATTCAAACTGTATATGGACCTGGAGCCCGTCCAGGTAGAATCGGATATGGAGAAAATGGTAATACTTGGATTCCTACTTATTATACCAACGCAAAAGGAGAACCTTCATTAATCGGAGCGTCTACTTTAGGATGGGGACTCCCCTACGACAGTTCGGTAATGATTGAAGATTATGATGGCCGTAAAGTACCTTATTCTCCAATCAAAAATAATATGTTAGATATGTATCAATTAGGCTTTAACACTAATACTAATGTATCAGTACGTGGCGGTAATGAAAAAACATCATTCTATAGTTCTGTTTCTTACAAGAAAGTGAATGCCACCACTCCTAATAATACATTTGAACGTTACGCTTTCTTGGTAAAAGGTAGCCATAAAATCAGTGATAGAGTAGATGTTGCCGCATCTGTCAGTTTCGCCAATTCTAAGCCACGCAATGCTGCTCGTGCCGTAGGTGAATATTTCTACCAAGGATTAACCCCATTATATGATGCTAAGTACTATCGTGATAAATATTTAAGTGAACAAGGTGGTATTGCACGTTCTGGAGATACTTATGCCAATGTACCCGAATCCAGCAAAAGTTATTGGTTTAATATTGACAATATGGACTACAACCGTAAAGAAACCGTAGTACGTCCTATTTTAGAAGTCAATGTAAAAATTGCCGATTGGGTCCGTTCCAAAGGAGAAGGCAATATGAACTATGTATACATTCGTGAAGAAAATAAAGAACTTGGTACCGGAGTTGCTTACGAAGGAGGTAACTATAAATTAGCACAACAAACTAAAGAACAAACCACCTTTGCAGGAACTTTTACTTTTGATAAAGCAGTAAAAGATTTCAATTTGGGTGGTTTTATTCGTGGTGAATATTACAACAACTATCAGACTGCTTATTCTGTAGAAACTGATGGTTTGATTGTACCTGGGCAATTTTTCATAGGCAATAGTAAACGACAGGTCAAAGCAAGCGGAAAAATAGAAGGAACTAAACGGATGTTATCTGCAGTATTTGCTTTCAATGCTTCTTGGAAAAATCAATTATATTTAGATGTAACCGGGCGTAATGACTGGTCTTCAGCATTAGTTTATGCTAATAAGAACGGTAATTACTCATACTTCTATCCTTCAGTTTCCGGTTCTTGGCTGATCAGTGAAACATTCAAAGACAAAATGCCTTCATGGATTTCGTTTGCAAAAATTCGTGGTTCATGGGCACAAGTAGGTAATGATACAGGTGCTTACACTATTAATTCCGGTTACAATGTAGGTAATTTACAGTTAATAGATGGTAGCTATGTATATACAAATTCATTCTCAAGCACAGCCATTTCACCTAACTTAAAACCAGAACGGAAAAACGCTTGGGAAGTTGGTCTGGATTTACGTTTCCTAGACAATCGTATCAACCTAGATGCAACTTACTATAAAGAAAATACAAGAGATCAGATTATGAACATCTCTACACCATCTATTTCTGGTGTTAGCAATCAGTTAATTAACGCTGGTAATATTCAAAACAGTGGTGTAGAAATAGCTTTAAATACGATTCCTTTCCGTAATAAAGATTGGGAATGGAACTTAGATTTCACCTTTACAAAGAATAATAACAAGATTATCGAATTACACCCTGACGCTGCCGAATACATTGGCTTACGTGGTTCTACAGGATGGGGTAACATGCGTATCCAATCGGCAGCCAGAGTTGGCGGACCTTATGGCGTATTGATTTCCGATATAACTCCTAAAAGAGATGACAACGGCAATATCATTCTGAAATGGAGCGATTCTGACCGTTCTGCCTATGCTGATAGAAGCTTGAAAAATGAAGTGATCGGTGATATGAATCCAGACTTCTTAGGTTCTGTTTCGACCGGATTAACTTGGAAAAACTTAAGTTTCAGAATGGCCTTGGATATGCGTTTTGGTGGTAAAGTAGCTGTTTATGGTAATCGTTATGGTACAGCTTATGGATGGACAGAATCTTCTTTAAAATTCCGAGATGAGGCTCATGGCGGTATGACATGGACCAGCCAATATTTAAATGCGGATGGAAGTCAATCAGGAAGTTACGGTGTTACTTATCATGATGGTATGATCCCTCAAGGAATATTTGCTTCGGGGACTCAAGTTACAGGTATAGATGGTAAAACTCATGATGTAGGAGGTATGTCCTATCAACAAGCTTATGAAAATGGAATTCTTGAACCAATGCATGCTGCATCGTATTATAATTATGCCAACCAATGGGCAACAGGTGTAACAAATGACGGATGGATACATGATTTGAAATATATTGCTTTACGTGAAATTACCGTTGGGTATACATTCCCATCAAATATTGCCGGCAAAATTGGAGCAAAAAGATTGGGAGTAAGTTTCTCTGCACGTAATCTAGGATATCTATATAACTCACTACCTAACGACGTAAATCCTGAAGGTGTGCGTGGTAATTTGAGCGGTGAATTCCGTATTCGTAGTTTCGACCCATATACAGCTAATTACACAATGACTATAAATGTAGGATTCTAA